In Danaus plexippus chromosome 8, MEX_DaPlex, whole genome shotgun sequence, the sequence ATGCTCTAATTCAATGTCAACATTAGTTTCCCCActactaaatatattctataaagtGGAGTAaacttgtttcaaataaaataaaatcttatcagTGAATAATGTGGGCGCATCGATCGCCCACAGATAATCTAAATGATTGAAGTCAGGATCAGATATTTTGTAGATTTGCGTGGTCGGTGGTAATCTCTTGTAAAGATCTTTGACATCGGCTTCGCTAGATAGCAAATCGTTTTCAGCCCAGAATAACGTCAgaggtaattttattttatcgagGTCATATTCTGGTGGTGCTTCGTTACCGTACACTCGGAGGTTTAAATCGCTACCGTAATCGAACTGCTGGAATTTACCACCCGCAACTACTTCCTGTGCGAAATGTACGGCTGTTTTCCACGAGGTTCCTGTACCTATATGGGACAAGAAAATTGGTAACAGCGTTTTATTGAACTGCTTCTCGTTGTATCCGCAGATGTAGAATAGGAGATTCTTGCAAACTGCAGCGTCACGGCCGTCCACATCACAGGATTTTGTCATTTTCCCTAAAACTGAATTTTTTGGTATAAACTCATAAGAACCGTATAACATTTCCATCTGAGCCACGTTACTGGCTACTTTgcttaaagattttatagGTGTTTTTATATCCGATAAGAAAACGACCGGAGCTAGTGCAAAACCAGCGGTTAAAATATCATTGTATTCTGGTCTCATAGTCAACATTGCGAAAAGTATTGTGGTTCCCATGGAGTGGCCAATGTAAGTTACTTTTGTACCCTCACCCTTTTCCTTCAATATGTAATCTATAATAGCTGGTACGTCGTATACCGCCACGTCGTGCCAAGAAAAGTTCCAGAAGGACTTAGAATTAGTTTTTA encodes:
- the LOC116774697 gene encoding lipase 3-like, producing MNVFILVVCFGSALAFPFEINVNWPFIVADEHTSNMEAFFKDQKIQAEKAFTSSIEEARRMKNSVFSYFEDKQRQFSDDLNDYVESVKESGRKFSDSWSFLQREDAGDRMENPDIVLSVPSIIIRNVYPCETHIVMSQGYLLNIHRIPRSKNGGGIPRKTIILHHGLFASSADWILNGPEKSLAYILADAGYDVWMPNIRGNKYSREHAWLKTNSKSFWNFSWHDVAVYDVPAIIDYILKEKGEGTKVTYIGHSMGTTILFAMLTMRPEYNDILTAGFALAPVVFLSDIKTPIKSLSKVASNVAQMEMLYGSYEFIPKNSVLGKMTKSCDVDGRDAAVCKNLLFYICGYNEKQFNKTLLPIFLSHIGTGTSWKTAVHFAQEVVAGGKFQQFDYGSDLNLRVYGNEAPPEYDLDKIKLPLTLFWAENDLLSSEADVKDLYKRLPPTTQIYKISDPDFNHLDYLWAIDAPTLFTDKILFYLKQVYSTL